Proteins encoded together in one Orcinus orca chromosome 13, mOrcOrc1.1, whole genome shotgun sequence window:
- the DNAJC5G gene encoding LOW QUALITY PROTEIN: dnaJ homolog subfamily C member 5G (The sequence of the model RefSeq protein was modified relative to this genomic sequence to represent the inferred CDS: inserted 2 bases in 1 codon): protein MRTSKNKKNWRTCQLEWLEVMGLTWESFAEEIMAHVDKAARPLSKTGSTLYAVLELKKGASPEDVKKAYSHSHPLPXPSFGYCLGRRLALKYHPDKNPGDPQAAEIFKEINTAHSVLSDPKKRQIYDRHGSLGIYIYDHFGEEGITYYFTLNSCWFKTLVLLCALLTCCCCCCCCCFCCGTLKPPPEEAAKKKYEPNVQNQPPGPGADPVRVPSAAQSAGLGEEKSK, encoded by the exons ATGCGtacttctaaaaacaaaaaaaactggaggACGTGCCAGCTAGAGTGGTTGGAAGTGATGGGGTTAACCTGGGAGAGCTTCGCGGAGGAG ATCATGGCTCACGTGGACAAAGCAGCCCGCCCGTTGTCCAAAACTGGATCAACCCTCTATGCAGTGCTGGAACTTAAGAAGGGTGCTTCACCTGAAGACGTCAAAAAGGCCTACAG ccattcccatcctctccc accctcctttgGGTATTGCTTGGGTAGGAGACTGGCCTTGAAGTATCATCCAGACAAGAATCCAGGGGACCCTCAAGCAGCAGAAATATTCAAGGAGATCAACACAGCCCACTCCGTACTGAGTGACCCTAAGAAGCGGCAAATTTACGACCGGCATGGCTCattgggaatatatatatacgaCCACTTTGGCGAAGAAGGCATCACATACTATTTTACGCTGAATAGCTGTTGGTTCAAG ACGCTTGTCCTCCTGTGTGCTCTGCTTACctgttgctgttgctgctgctgctgctgcttttgctgTGGAACACTTAAGCCACCACCCGAGGAAGCAGCTAAGAAAAAATATGAGCCGAATGTCCAGAATCAGCCTCCAGGGCCAG GTGCTGACCCAGTGAGGGTGCCTTCTGCTGCCCAGTCCGCTGGACTCGGTGAAGAGAAGAGCAAGTAG